A region from the Mycolicibacterium phlei genome encodes:
- a CDS encoding alanine and proline-rich secreted protein Apa — MTEPDAISHHRRGLSRTLAIAAISGATAVALTLPGVAQAQPEPTPEPAPPGNVLQDPPPADPNAPAPPADPNVPPAPPAPPADPNAPAPPPGDPNVAPADPDAPPPPAAEPGRVDSPAGGLSFVVPEGWQVSDSTQLSYGQALLTKIAPEGAEPPNDTSVLLGRLDLKLFAGAETDNTKAAQRLASDMGEFFMPFPGTRINQQTVQLDADGMPGVASYYEVKFTDTNKPNGQIWAGVVGKPVEPGTPRGQRTPERWFVVWLGTANNPVPKEEAIALANSIRPYTPPPPPPPDPNAPLPPPDPNAPPPDPNAPAPRPGVGVAVPVAPENAPGMLPPA; from the coding sequence ATGACTGAGCCGGATGCGATTTCTCACCACCGCAGGGGTCTGTCGCGGACGCTGGCGATCGCGGCGATCTCCGGTGCCACCGCGGTAGCGCTCACCCTACCGGGCGTCGCGCAGGCGCAGCCCGAGCCGACGCCGGAGCCGGCGCCGCCGGGCAACGTCCTGCAGGATCCGCCGCCCGCCGATCCGAACGCGCCGGCCCCGCCGGCCGATCCGAACGTCCCGCCGGCTCCGCCGGCCCCGCCGGCCGATCCGAATGCCCCGGCCCCGCCGCCGGGCGATCCCAACGTCGCGCCCGCGGACCCGGACGCGCCCCCGCCGCCCGCCGCTGAGCCGGGCCGGGTGGACTCGCCCGCCGGCGGGCTGAGCTTCGTGGTGCCGGAGGGCTGGCAGGTCTCCGACTCCACGCAGCTGTCCTACGGTCAGGCGTTGCTGACCAAGATCGCCCCCGAGGGCGCCGAGCCGCCGAACGACACCAGCGTGCTGCTCGGCCGGCTGGACCTGAAGCTGTTCGCCGGCGCCGAGACCGACAACACCAAGGCCGCCCAGCGGCTGGCGTCGGACATGGGCGAGTTCTTCATGCCGTTCCCGGGCACCCGGATCAACCAGCAGACCGTGCAGCTCGACGCCGACGGCATGCCGGGCGTCGCCTCGTACTACGAGGTGAAGTTCACCGACACCAACAAGCCGAACGGCCAGATCTGGGCCGGTGTGGTCGGCAAGCCGGTCGAACCGGGCACCCCGCGCGGGCAGCGCACCCCGGAGCGGTGGTTCGTCGTGTGGCTGGGCACCGCCAACAACCCGGTGCCCAAGGAGGAGGCGATCGCGCTGGCGAACTCGATTCGCCCGTACACCCCGCCGCCGCCTCCGCCGCCGGACCCGAACGCGCCGCTGCCGCCGCCGGACCCCAACGCTCCGCCGCCGGACCCGAACGCGCCGGCACCGCGGCCCGGTGTCGGGGTGGCCGTGCCCGTCGCACCGGAGAACGCGCCGGGGATGCTGCCCCCGGCCTGA
- a CDS encoding CDGP domain-containing protein, whose translation MRTRIALAVGALVAGGLTFAAPANAGCQGAWTPWGGGTICDGPVAEDGSFERCQSAGAMGFGGTNCFILNVANANPPRVGP comes from the coding sequence ATGAGGACACGAATCGCACTGGCGGTCGGCGCTCTGGTCGCCGGTGGTCTGACGTTCGCCGCCCCGGCCAACGCCGGATGTCAGGGGGCCTGGACCCCGTGGGGTGGCGGCACCATCTGCGACGGGCCGGTCGCCGAGGACGGCAGCTTCGAGCGGTGCCAGTCCGCGGGCGCGATGGGCTTCGGCGGCACGAACTGCTTCATCCTCAACGTCGCCAACGCCAACCCGCCGCGCGTCGGCCCCTAG
- a CDS encoding zinc-binding alcohol dehydrogenase family protein, with amino-acid sequence MTAWQVRRPGPIATRPLQRAELPVPQPGPGELLVAVRACGVCRTDLHVAEGDLAVHKPDVVPGHEVVAEVVAVGDGAGTEFAVGDRVGIAWLRHTCGECIYCRRGAENLCPQSRYTGWDADGGYAEFATVPAAFALPLPPGYSDTELAPLLCAGIIGYRALLRADLPPGGRLGIYGFGGSAHLTAQVALALGAEVHVMTRGEHARELALSLGAASAQGPADPPPVPLDSAILFAPVGELVLPALEALDRGGTLAIAGIHLSDIPTLNYQRHLFQERQVRSVTANTRADARAFLKFAAEHRISVTHPVYPLDRADEALADLAAGRFSGAAVLTV; translated from the coding sequence ATGACCGCATGGCAGGTTCGCCGTCCGGGTCCGATCGCCACCCGGCCGCTGCAGCGCGCTGAACTCCCGGTCCCGCAACCCGGGCCGGGTGAGCTTCTCGTCGCGGTCCGCGCCTGCGGGGTGTGCCGCACCGATCTTCACGTCGCCGAGGGCGACCTGGCCGTGCACAAGCCCGACGTGGTGCCCGGCCATGAGGTGGTCGCCGAGGTGGTGGCCGTCGGCGACGGCGCCGGAACCGAGTTCGCGGTGGGGGACCGGGTCGGCATCGCCTGGCTGCGCCACACCTGCGGTGAGTGCATCTACTGCAGACGCGGGGCGGAGAACCTGTGCCCGCAGTCCCGCTACACCGGATGGGACGCCGACGGCGGCTATGCTGAATTCGCCACTGTTCCAGCCGCTTTCGCGTTACCGCTGCCGCCGGGGTACTCCGACACCGAGCTGGCACCGCTGCTGTGCGCGGGGATCATCGGCTACCGGGCGCTGCTGCGCGCCGATCTGCCGCCGGGCGGCCGGCTCGGCATCTACGGGTTCGGCGGCAGCGCCCACCTCACCGCCCAGGTGGCGCTGGCCCTGGGCGCGGAGGTGCATGTGATGACCCGCGGCGAGCACGCCCGCGAGCTGGCGCTGTCGCTGGGCGCGGCCTCGGCGCAGGGTCCCGCCGACCCGCCGCCGGTCCCGCTGGACTCCGCGATCCTGTTCGCCCCGGTCGGAGAGCTGGTGCTGCCCGCGCTGGAAGCGCTCGACCGGGGCGGGACGCTGGCCATCGCGGGCATCCACCTGTCCGACATCCCGACGCTGAACTATCAGCGCCACCTGTTCCAGGAGCGTCAGGTCCGGTCGGTCACCGCCAACACCCGCGCCGACGCCCGCGCGTTCCTGAAGTTCGCCGCCGAACACCGGATCTCGGTGACGCACCCGGTCTATCCGCTCGACCGCGCCGACGAGGCGCTGGCCGATCTGGCCGCCGGCCGGTTCTCCGGGGCCGCGGTGCTGACCGTCTGA
- a CDS encoding sulfate/molybdate ABC transporter ATP-binding protein, with protein sequence MPGLEVRAVVRSRGVDLRVALGAGEVLAVLGPNGAGKSTLLHVIAGLIRPDDGMVRVGDRTLTDTATGVHVPTHDRRVGLLLQDPLLFPHLRVRANVAFAPGSGDPQRWLAAVDAADLADRRPRQLSGGQAQRVALARALAAEPDVLLLDEPLAGLDVAAAAAMRKVLRRVLTWDGRSAVLVTHEVLDVLTLADRVVVLESGRIVETGSTATVLSTPRSRFGARFAGVNLVGGTADGPGAMSTPWGATWHGVAAADIAAGERVVALFRPSAVAVYRDVPAGSPRNTTRVTVAELDSRGPTIRVRAEEQPDGGPGLAADITTESAAELRLAPGDDVYFTVKAQEVSLYPAA encoded by the coding sequence GTGCCTGGGCTTGAGGTGCGCGCGGTGGTGCGCAGCCGCGGGGTGGACCTGCGGGTCGCGCTGGGCGCCGGCGAGGTGCTCGCCGTGCTGGGGCCCAACGGTGCGGGCAAATCGACGCTGCTGCACGTGATCGCGGGGCTGATCCGCCCCGACGACGGGATGGTGCGGGTCGGGGACCGCACCCTCACCGACACCGCGACCGGGGTCCACGTGCCCACCCACGACCGTCGCGTCGGGCTACTGCTGCAGGATCCGCTGCTGTTCCCGCATCTGCGGGTGCGGGCCAACGTGGCGTTCGCGCCCGGCAGCGGTGACCCGCAGCGCTGGCTGGCCGCCGTCGACGCCGCCGATCTCGCCGACCGTCGGCCCCGGCAGCTGTCCGGCGGCCAGGCGCAGCGGGTGGCGCTGGCCCGGGCGCTGGCCGCCGAACCCGATGTGCTGCTGCTCGACGAGCCGCTCGCCGGACTCGACGTCGCCGCCGCGGCCGCGATGCGCAAGGTGCTGCGCCGGGTGCTCACCTGGGACGGCCGGTCGGCGGTGCTGGTCACCCACGAGGTGCTCGACGTGCTCACCCTGGCCGACCGGGTGGTGGTGCTGGAGTCCGGCCGGATCGTCGAAACAGGTTCGACGGCAACGGTATTGAGCACCCCGCGGAGCAGGTTCGGCGCCCGGTTCGCCGGGGTGAACCTGGTCGGCGGCACCGCGGACGGTCCGGGCGCGATGAGCACGCCGTGGGGTGCGACCTGGCACGGGGTGGCCGCGGCCGATATCGCGGCGGGGGAGCGGGTGGTCGCGCTGTTCCGCCCGTCGGCGGTGGCGGTGTACCGGGACGTGCCGGCGGGCAGCCCCCGCAACACCACCCGCGTCACGGTCGCCGAGCTCGACAGCCGCGGCCCGACGATCCGCGTCCGCGCCGAGGAACAGCCCGACGGCGGACCCGGCCTGGCCGCCGACATCACCACCGAGTCGGCGGCCGAACTGCGGCTGGCGCCCGGCGACGACGTCTACTTCACGGTGAAGGCGCAGGAGGTCTCGCTGTACCCCGCCGCGTAA